One window from the genome of Diospyros lotus cultivar Yz01 chromosome 11, ASM1463336v1, whole genome shotgun sequence encodes:
- the LOC127812463 gene encoding uncharacterized protein LOC127812463 isoform X2: MADSIATSDAPSSSFQSTPPSRIICRVCQKQFSQYTCPRCNTRYCSLHCYKSHSLRCTESFMRENVVDELQQLRPDDETKQKMLDILKRFHSEEEMDDMDEDGWQISFDDLSAEEKKRFQRAVASGELSKLIEPWEPWWFRPSARTICLSREGTPLVQPLAKQETNASVLDDPETDQLNDIPPGPESPLLPVSKLSTNEPSPLLALHLLDIIYSYCFALRLYNGDWQSDPTGSAMVVLSMSSVLGQGGQPETVSEALSHCLQQTCSPAFRHMGGLQFGLGLVDDVVTLLLLSGSALICLLCDLRCLIQASERELKSKKSQKSKRVEIKSKLKLAERKIYFIMCWVHEQPGDAWTSLAAIVKAEKASAMEFTGNRNKTPRMEKKMEAGVKALIEEV; encoded by the exons ATGGCGGATTCAATCGCTACCTCCGACGCACCGTCTTCTTCGTTCCAGTCGACTCCGCCTTCTCGCATCATCTGCCGAGT ATGCCAAAAGCAATTCTCACAGTATACTTGCCCTcgatgtaatacccggtattgtTCCCTTCACTGTTACAAG TCTCACAGTCTGCGCTGCACTGAATCCTTCATGAGAGAAAATGTGGTGGATGAGTTGCAGCAATTGCGACCAGATGATGAGACTAAACAAAAGATGTTAGATATACTCAAAAGGTTCCATTCGGAAGAGGAGATGGATGATATGGATGAAGATG GATGGCAAATCAGTTTTGATGATTTATCTGCAGAAGAAAAGAAACGTTTTCAAAGAGCTGTGGCTTCTGGAGAGCTGAGCAAGTTGATTGAACCATGGGAACCATGGTGGTTCAGGCCTTCTGCTAGAACTATATGTCTAAGTCGGGAAGGGACACCACTTGTTCAACCACTTGCCAAGCAAGAAACCAACGCCTCAGTCTTAGATGATCCAGAAACTGACCAACTGAATGACATTCCTCCAGGCCCTGAATCTCCATTACTCCCAGTCAGCAAGCTCAGCACAAATGAGCCATCTCCATTATTAGCTCTTCACTTACTAGACATCATATATAGCTATTGTTTCGCGCTTCGCCTCTACAATGGGGACTGGCAGTCAGATCCCACAGGATCAGCAATGGTTGTGCTAAGTATGTCTTCCGTTTTGGGTCAAGGTGGGCAGCCTGAGACTGTGTCTGAAGCCCTGTCCCATTGCTTGCAGCAAACCTGTTCCCCAGCCTTCAGACACATGGGTGGCCTGCAATTTGGATTGGGCCTTGTAGATGATGTTGTTACCCTACTCTTGCTTAGTGGTTCTGCTTTGATCTGTTTGCTTTGTGACCTTCGTTGCCTGATTCAAGCTTCAGAGCGGGAGCTAAAGTCCAAGAAATCACAGAAGTCAAAGAGAGTAGAAATAAAGAGTAAGCTGAAGCTTGCAGAGAGGAAGATTTATTTTATCATGTGTTGGGTCCATGAGCAGCCTGGAGATGCTTGGACTTCATTGGCAGCCATTGTCAAGGCAGAGAAGGCTTCTGCTATGGAATTCACTGGCAACAGAAATAAGACTCcgagaatggagaagaaaatggaagcTGGGGTCAAGGCTCTGATTGAGGAGGTTTGA
- the LOC127812463 gene encoding uncharacterized protein LOC127812463 isoform X1, whose product MADSIATSDAPSSSFQSTPPSRIICRVCQKQFSQYTCPRCNTRYCSLHCYKSHSLRCTESFMRENVVDELQQLRPDDETKQKMLDILKRFHSEEEMDDMDEDDSTLSEETIHKVLSGWQISFDDLSAEEKKRFQRAVASGELSKLIEPWEPWWFRPSARTICLSREGTPLVQPLAKQETNASVLDDPETDQLNDIPPGPESPLLPVSKLSTNEPSPLLALHLLDIIYSYCFALRLYNGDWQSDPTGSAMVVLSMSSVLGQGGQPETVSEALSHCLQQTCSPAFRHMGGLQFGLGLVDDVVTLLLLSGSALICLLCDLRCLIQASERELKSKKSQKSKRVEIKSKLKLAERKIYFIMCWVHEQPGDAWTSLAAIVKAEKASAMEFTGNRNKTPRMEKKMEAGVKALIEEV is encoded by the exons ATGGCGGATTCAATCGCTACCTCCGACGCACCGTCTTCTTCGTTCCAGTCGACTCCGCCTTCTCGCATCATCTGCCGAGT ATGCCAAAAGCAATTCTCACAGTATACTTGCCCTcgatgtaatacccggtattgtTCCCTTCACTGTTACAAG TCTCACAGTCTGCGCTGCACTGAATCCTTCATGAGAGAAAATGTGGTGGATGAGTTGCAGCAATTGCGACCAGATGATGAGACTAAACAAAAGATGTTAGATATACTCAAAAGGTTCCATTCGGAAGAGGAGATGGATGATATGGATGAAGATG ATTCAACTTTGTCAGAGGAAACTATTCACAAGGTTCTGTCTG GATGGCAAATCAGTTTTGATGATTTATCTGCAGAAGAAAAGAAACGTTTTCAAAGAGCTGTGGCTTCTGGAGAGCTGAGCAAGTTGATTGAACCATGGGAACCATGGTGGTTCAGGCCTTCTGCTAGAACTATATGTCTAAGTCGGGAAGGGACACCACTTGTTCAACCACTTGCCAAGCAAGAAACCAACGCCTCAGTCTTAGATGATCCAGAAACTGACCAACTGAATGACATTCCTCCAGGCCCTGAATCTCCATTACTCCCAGTCAGCAAGCTCAGCACAAATGAGCCATCTCCATTATTAGCTCTTCACTTACTAGACATCATATATAGCTATTGTTTCGCGCTTCGCCTCTACAATGGGGACTGGCAGTCAGATCCCACAGGATCAGCAATGGTTGTGCTAAGTATGTCTTCCGTTTTGGGTCAAGGTGGGCAGCCTGAGACTGTGTCTGAAGCCCTGTCCCATTGCTTGCAGCAAACCTGTTCCCCAGCCTTCAGACACATGGGTGGCCTGCAATTTGGATTGGGCCTTGTAGATGATGTTGTTACCCTACTCTTGCTTAGTGGTTCTGCTTTGATCTGTTTGCTTTGTGACCTTCGTTGCCTGATTCAAGCTTCAGAGCGGGAGCTAAAGTCCAAGAAATCACAGAAGTCAAAGAGAGTAGAAATAAAGAGTAAGCTGAAGCTTGCAGAGAGGAAGATTTATTTTATCATGTGTTGGGTCCATGAGCAGCCTGGAGATGCTTGGACTTCATTGGCAGCCATTGTCAAGGCAGAGAAGGCTTCTGCTATGGAATTCACTGGCAACAGAAATAAGACTCcgagaatggagaagaaaatggaagcTGGGGTCAAGGCTCTGATTGAGGAGGTTTGA